A DNA window from Myxococcales bacterium contains the following coding sequences:
- a CDS encoding RluA family pseudouridine synthase yields the protein MPPVHHEVPAELEGHALDGVVRALFNLTWGKARKSVEGGKITLDGALVTDGLRRVRRGSVVAFDEAARRPRTTDLPGDAIVYVDAHVVVVEKPAGISTVPYDDSETGTLDERVRAYLSRTSQRPGRPNLGVVHRIDKETSGLVVFTRTWLAKESLTAQFRAHTVHRRYDALVQGRASSKTVVSHILQDRGDGLRGSAERQRGMARATGGQRSVTHVEVLRHLADATWVSCRLETGRTHQIRVHLSEDGHPLVGERVYIRGYTGPQVPGARLMLHAAELGFEHPKTAEPCLFKSTPPADFVETVARLEPPAEPRRAAGPRARFEE from the coding sequence GTGCCCCCCGTCCACCATGAGGTCCCTGCCGAGCTCGAGGGCCACGCCCTCGACGGCGTCGTGCGCGCGCTGTTCAACCTGACCTGGGGCAAGGCCCGGAAGAGCGTCGAGGGGGGCAAGATCACCCTGGACGGAGCCCTGGTGACCGACGGCCTCCGTCGGGTGCGCCGCGGCAGCGTCGTCGCGTTCGACGAGGCCGCTCGGCGCCCGCGCACGACCGATCTGCCCGGCGACGCCATCGTGTACGTCGACGCGCACGTCGTGGTCGTCGAGAAGCCGGCGGGCATCAGCACCGTGCCGTACGACGACAGCGAGACCGGAACGCTCGACGAGCGCGTCCGCGCCTACCTGTCGCGCACGTCGCAGCGGCCGGGGCGCCCGAACCTCGGCGTCGTGCATCGCATCGACAAGGAGACGAGCGGTCTCGTGGTGTTCACGCGCACGTGGCTCGCCAAAGAGAGCCTCACGGCCCAGTTTCGCGCCCACACGGTGCACCGGCGCTACGACGCGCTCGTGCAGGGGCGCGCCTCCTCCAAGACCGTGGTGAGCCACATCCTGCAAGACCGCGGCGACGGTCTGCGAGGCAGCGCCGAGCGACAGCGGGGCATGGCGCGGGCCACGGGCGGTCAGCGGAGCGTGACCCATGTGGAGGTGCTCCGGCACCTCGCGGACGCCACCTGGGTGTCGTGCCGCCTCGAGACCGGGCGCACCCACCAGATCCGAGTGCACCTCTCCGAGGACGGCCACCCCCTGGTCGGCGAGCGGGTCTACATCCGTGGCTACACCGGCCCCCAGGTGCCGGGCGCGCGCCTCATGCTCCACGCGGCCGAGCTCGGGTTCGAGCACCCCAAGACCGCCGAGCCGTGCCTCTTCAAGAGCACACCGCCCGCCGATTTCGTCGAGACGGTGGCGCGGCTCGAGCCGCCCGCGGAGCCCCGGCGCGCGGCGGGGCCTCGCGCGCGCTTCGAAGAATAG
- a CDS encoding ATP-dependent 6-phosphofructokinase produces MITQQDLVVRTLGARTVPSGLGLSTIPGDEVADYVKDGARVLLNVEMVEGGEPPQSLLLEKAGPREEIFFEPSYTTAAIVTCGGLCPGINNVIRSMVLQLHHKYRVRRVIGYRYGYQGLDPASGLRPMELGPDQVAHIHRQGGSFLGLSRGRRDVGVMVDTLVRDGVDILFAIGGDGTQRGARAIELEVERRGLSIAVIGVPKTVDNDVAFVDKTFGFDTAVELARLAVDAAHTEAIGARNGVGIVKLMGRDSGFIAAAAALASRDVNYCLLPEVHYDLEGPEGLFAELEQRLQSRAHALIVVAEGCGPNMGLLPPEHAARDASGNVRYGSAGDIDVGPRLRDAITQHFSRVGRDVTVKYIDPSYMIRSVPANAQDSIFCDALARHAVHAGMAGKTGIIVGRTHRIFTHVPLSVVTSQRKCIDPDGDLWLAVTETTGQPPLRARGTSRSSEFPVAVLD; encoded by the coding sequence ATGATCACCCAGCAAGACCTCGTCGTGAGGACCCTCGGCGCCCGCACCGTCCCCTCTGGCCTCGGGTTGTCGACGATCCCTGGCGACGAGGTCGCCGACTACGTGAAGGATGGCGCCCGCGTGCTGCTCAACGTGGAGATGGTCGAGGGCGGCGAGCCCCCCCAGTCTCTCCTCCTCGAGAAGGCGGGGCCCCGTGAGGAAATCTTCTTCGAGCCCTCGTACACGACCGCAGCGATCGTGACCTGCGGCGGGCTCTGCCCGGGCATCAACAACGTCATCCGCTCGATGGTGCTCCAGCTCCACCACAAGTACCGCGTGCGCCGCGTCATCGGCTACCGCTACGGCTACCAAGGGCTCGACCCCGCGTCGGGGCTCCGCCCGATGGAGCTCGGGCCCGACCAGGTCGCGCACATCCACCGCCAGGGCGGCAGCTTCCTCGGGCTCTCACGCGGCAGGCGCGACGTGGGCGTGATGGTCGACACTCTGGTCCGCGACGGGGTCGACATCCTCTTCGCGATAGGCGGCGACGGCACGCAGCGCGGCGCGCGGGCGATCGAGCTCGAGGTCGAACGGCGCGGACTGTCGATCGCGGTCATCGGCGTCCCGAAGACGGTCGACAACGACGTGGCGTTCGTCGACAAGACCTTCGGCTTCGACACCGCGGTCGAGCTCGCTCGGTTGGCCGTCGACGCCGCGCACACGGAGGCCATCGGCGCCCGCAACGGCGTGGGCATCGTGAAGCTCATGGGGCGCGACTCGGGGTTCATCGCCGCCGCCGCCGCGCTGGCCAGCCGCGACGTGAACTATTGCCTGCTGCCGGAGGTCCACTACGACCTGGAGGGCCCCGAAGGGCTGTTCGCCGAGCTCGAGCAGCGCCTCCAATCGCGCGCCCACGCCCTCATCGTCGTGGCCGAGGGGTGTGGCCCCAACATGGGCCTCCTCCCCCCCGAGCACGCCGCCCGCGATGCCTCCGGCAACGTGCGCTACGGCAGCGCGGGGGACATCGACGTCGGTCCGCGCTTGCGAGACGCGATCACGCAGCACTTCTCTCGCGTCGGGCGCGATGTCACTGTAAAATACATCGATCCGAGCTACATGATCCGCAGCGTGCCCGCGAACGCTCAGGACTCGATCTTCTGTGATGCGCTCGCCCGGCACGCCGTGCACGCGGGCATGGCCGGCAAGACGGGCATCATCGTCGGGCGCACGCACCGCATCTTCACCCACGTGCCGCTCTCGGTGGTCACGAGCCAGCGCAAGTGCATCGATCCCGACGGCGACCTCTGGCTCGCCGTGACCGAGACCACCGGGCAGCCGCCCCTCCGCGCGCGGGGCACGAGCCGGAGCAGCGAATTCCCGGTCGCGGTGCTCGACTGA
- a CDS encoding metallophosphoesterase — MKVAHLSDLHVLDLAGVSPLAYANKRLLGYANLRFKRNHQHRSQTAAALMREVRRAAVDHVVITGDLTNLALEPEFRAVLRMLRDELGLPPSQVSLVPGNHDTYVRDVRMLPFERMYAEYTSSDLPEHSLALAGGRFPFVRVRGPLAIVGLSSAVPRPPFIAAGRLGGAQRRALDAILAHPSVRDKTPVVLVHHPTYPPRSSLKAVLESLHDGAELEHALKSARPSVVLHGHLHRRLVRRASARTRPTVIGATSASLHHEDADRMAGFNVYTFAEDGALTELSAQVFDPQDGSFTRREIPEYVW; from the coding sequence GTGAAAGTCGCTCACCTCTCCGACCTCCACGTGCTCGATCTCGCGGGCGTCTCCCCGCTCGCGTACGCGAACAAGCGCCTGCTCGGCTACGCGAACCTCCGCTTCAAGCGCAACCACCAGCACCGGTCGCAGACGGCCGCCGCGCTCATGCGCGAGGTGCGCCGCGCCGCAGTCGATCACGTCGTCATCACGGGCGATCTCACGAACCTGGCGCTGGAGCCGGAGTTTCGGGCGGTGCTCCGCATGCTGCGCGACGAGCTCGGGCTGCCTCCGTCGCAGGTGAGCCTCGTGCCGGGCAACCACGACACCTACGTGCGCGACGTGCGCATGCTCCCGTTCGAGCGCATGTATGCAGAATACACGAGCAGCGATCTCCCGGAGCACTCGCTGGCGCTCGCCGGAGGGCGCTTCCCGTTCGTCCGCGTGCGCGGACCGCTCGCGATCGTCGGGCTCTCGAGCGCGGTGCCTCGGCCGCCGTTCATCGCGGCGGGGCGGCTGGGAGGCGCGCAGCGCCGCGCGCTCGACGCGATCCTCGCGCATCCGAGCGTACGCGACAAGACGCCGGTCGTGCTGGTGCATCACCCGACGTATCCGCCGCGCTCGTCGCTGAAGGCCGTGCTGGAGAGTCTGCACGACGGCGCGGAGCTCGAGCACGCGCTGAAGAGCGCGCGGCCCTCCGTCGTCCTGCACGGCCACCTGCATCGGCGGCTCGTGCGCCGAGCGAGCGCGCGCACCCGCCCCACGGTGATTGGGGCCACGAGCGCGTCGCTTCACCACGAAGACGCCGATCGCATGGCGGGCTTCAACGTGTACACGTTCGCGGAAGACGGCGCGCTGACCGAGCTCAGCGCCCAGGTCTTCGACCCGCAGGACGGCTCTTTCACGAGGCGCGAGATCCCCGAGTACGTCTGGTGA
- a CDS encoding response regulator, with the protein MPKTLLAVDDSATMRKVLEITFSGEDFKVVAADGAASASRLAESPAAIVLDTVLGADDGYALARELRQAHPNAAIVLLASRYHPYDQGRGRDAGADDFADKPFDTQQLIDKVKKAIATREASPAAAAPAAAISRPAAAGLGKSTQPSLGGEVRKNATLIFGDQVPLSPGAAPAPAPPAAAAPPAPPTPAPAPRAAAPVAAAPAPAPAPAPAPAPAPQRSPAPARAEPMGTATFVTGAPEFTAAPAAATSPLAAQVNGQLAPKLEGLGLSAAQADAVLALSREIVERVVWEVVPQLAETLIKEEIARLTR; encoded by the coding sequence GTGCCCAAGACTCTGCTTGCCGTCGACGACAGCGCCACCATGCGCAAGGTGCTCGAAATCACCTTCAGCGGTGAGGATTTCAAGGTCGTCGCGGCCGACGGGGCCGCCTCGGCCTCGCGGCTCGCGGAGAGCCCCGCGGCCATCGTGCTCGACACCGTGCTCGGCGCCGACGACGGGTACGCGCTGGCCCGCGAGCTCCGCCAGGCCCACCCTAACGCGGCCATCGTGCTGCTCGCGAGCCGGTATCACCCCTACGACCAGGGCCGCGGCCGCGACGCGGGCGCCGACGACTTCGCCGACAAGCCCTTCGACACGCAGCAGCTCATCGACAAGGTCAAGAAGGCCATCGCCACCCGCGAGGCCTCGCCCGCGGCCGCCGCGCCGGCCGCCGCGATCTCGCGACCGGCCGCCGCCGGGCTCGGCAAGTCCACGCAGCCCTCGCTCGGCGGGGAGGTGCGCAAGAACGCGACGCTCATCTTCGGCGATCAAGTGCCCCTCTCGCCGGGCGCTGCGCCCGCTCCCGCGCCGCCCGCCGCCGCGGCACCGCCCGCGCCGCCCACGCCCGCTCCCGCGCCGCGCGCAGCGGCCCCGGTCGCCGCGGCTCCTGCGCCTGCGCCTGCGCCTGCTCCTGCTCCTGCGCCTGCTCCACAGCGCTCCCCCGCTCCGGCGCGCGCCGAGCCCATGGGCACGGCCACCTTCGTGACGGGGGCGCCCGAGTTCACGGCCGCCCCCGCGGCGGCCACGAGCCCCCTCGCTGCCCAGGTGAACGGGCAGCTCGCACCGAAGCTCGAAGGCCTCGGCCTCAGCGCGGCCCAAGCCGACGCGGTGCTCGCGCTCTCGCGCGAGATCGTCGAGCGCGTCGTCTGGGAGGTCGTCCCTCAGCTCGCTGAGACCCTCATCAAGGAAGAGATCGCGCGCCTCACGCGCTGA
- a CDS encoding valine--tRNA ligase: MIDDTQPLPSADPSAPGDARGGAVPDLTRGYEPREVEARWFAFWEAEGVFHAEEGAGDTRPVYCVPMPPPNVTGSLHMGHALMTTLEDVLVRKKRMDGFNVLYQPGIDHAGIATQTVVERQLARDGKTRFDLGREEFEKRIWAWKATSGGRIAEQQRVLGASADWKRSKFTMDADQNVAVREAFVRLFEEGLIYRATRLINWDPVLRTSLSDLEVDHEENNGELFEFAYKVIGSDDELVVATTRPETMLGDTAVAVHPDDPRYTHLHGKRLAHPFAERTIPVICDAILVDPKFGTGAVKVTPAHDFNDFATGKRHGLEEINLLHLDGTMNENAGAFSGLPRERARTAVKKALDEKGLVRGTKQHRLTVPKSQRSGTVVEPMLSTQWFVKMDGMAERALAAVASSETTIVPDEWRKTYDHFLENIQDWCISRQLWWGHQIPAWHGPDGAIRVARERPAECGEGWTQDPDVLDTWFSSALWPFATLGWPEKTPLLDKFYPASDLETGYDILFFWVARMMMFGIHFMGRAPFSRVLLHGLIVDETGDKMSKVKGNVIDPLDLVYGATFAEVMEKTLPGAPKDEAFAKFKKAYPSAATMESGFPAYGADALRFTLTTFPPSNKRIALAPKRIEGYRHFVNKVWNATRLSLELLGDYVPDAPDAPATALGPYDAWILSRLAHASEIAHAGIEAFRVDEASNELYRFFWYDFCDWYLEIVKPTLRAATGEASASEAVRGARATLYRVLEASLRLLHPMMPYVTEELWQRLPGAKPTRSIALAPTPRAGVVANVDAKADTDMAVLQAVVVAARTIRSEHEVHPAAEVKLSLRCASVEVRALLAARWPAIRVLVKTDKEAAPSVEAPGGPRPKGTMASVVPHEGGAIEVLVDLSGHVTRAKELERIAREQKRIDKDLSAIEKKLGSKAFAEKAPKEVVDEAHGQKKALLDAKARLEEARALAEELD, translated from the coding sequence ATGATCGACGACACGCAGCCCCTCCCCTCCGCCGACCCCAGCGCGCCAGGCGACGCGCGTGGAGGCGCCGTCCCCGACCTCACCCGCGGATACGAGCCCCGCGAGGTCGAGGCGCGGTGGTTCGCCTTTTGGGAGGCCGAGGGGGTCTTCCACGCCGAGGAGGGCGCGGGCGACACGCGCCCCGTCTACTGCGTGCCCATGCCGCCACCGAACGTGACCGGCTCGCTCCACATGGGCCACGCGCTCATGACCACGCTGGAAGACGTGCTCGTCCGCAAGAAGCGCATGGACGGCTTCAACGTGCTCTACCAGCCAGGGATCGACCACGCGGGCATCGCCACCCAGACCGTGGTGGAGCGGCAGCTCGCGCGCGATGGCAAGACGCGCTTCGACCTCGGGCGCGAGGAGTTCGAGAAGCGCATCTGGGCGTGGAAGGCCACGAGCGGCGGGCGCATCGCCGAGCAGCAGCGCGTGCTCGGTGCCTCGGCCGACTGGAAGCGCTCCAAGTTCACGATGGACGCCGACCAGAACGTGGCCGTGCGCGAGGCCTTCGTGCGCCTCTTCGAGGAGGGCCTCATTTACCGGGCGACCCGGCTCATCAACTGGGATCCCGTGCTGCGCACCTCGCTCTCCGACCTCGAGGTGGACCACGAAGAGAACAACGGCGAGCTGTTCGAGTTCGCCTACAAGGTGATCGGCAGCGACGACGAGCTCGTGGTGGCGACCACCCGCCCCGAGACCATGCTCGGCGACACCGCGGTAGCCGTGCACCCCGACGATCCTCGGTACACGCACCTGCACGGCAAGCGCCTCGCCCACCCGTTCGCGGAGCGCACGATCCCCGTCATTTGCGACGCCATCCTCGTCGACCCGAAGTTCGGGACCGGCGCGGTGAAGGTGACGCCTGCGCACGACTTCAACGACTTCGCGACCGGCAAGCGGCACGGGCTCGAGGAGATAAACCTCCTCCACCTCGACGGCACCATGAACGAGAACGCCGGCGCCTTCAGCGGCCTGCCGCGCGAGCGGGCGCGCACCGCCGTGAAGAAGGCGCTCGACGAGAAGGGCCTCGTGCGCGGCACGAAGCAGCACCGCCTCACCGTGCCGAAGAGCCAGCGCTCCGGCACGGTCGTCGAGCCCATGCTCTCCACGCAGTGGTTCGTGAAGATGGACGGCATGGCCGAGCGGGCGCTCGCCGCGGTGGCCTCCAGCGAGACCACCATCGTGCCCGATGAGTGGCGCAAGACCTACGACCACTTCCTTGAAAACATTCAAGATTGGTGTATCTCGCGGCAGCTCTGGTGGGGCCACCAGATCCCCGCGTGGCACGGCCCCGACGGCGCGATCCGCGTCGCGCGGGAGCGCCCCGCGGAGTGTGGCGAGGGGTGGACCCAGGACCCTGACGTGCTCGACACCTGGTTCTCGAGCGCGCTCTGGCCGTTCGCCACGCTCGGCTGGCCGGAGAAGACCCCGCTGCTCGACAAGTTCTACCCCGCGAGCGATCTAGAGACGGGCTACGACATTCTCTTCTTCTGGGTCGCGCGCATGATGATGTTCGGGATCCATTTCATGGGCCGCGCGCCCTTCTCACGCGTGCTGCTCCATGGACTCATCGTCGACGAGACCGGCGACAAGATGAGCAAGGTGAAGGGCAACGTCATCGACCCGCTCGACCTCGTGTACGGCGCCACCTTCGCCGAGGTGATGGAGAAGACGCTGCCCGGCGCGCCGAAGGACGAGGCCTTCGCCAAGTTCAAGAAGGCCTATCCGTCCGCGGCGACGATGGAGTCGGGATTCCCTGCGTACGGCGCCGACGCGCTCCGCTTCACGCTCACCACCTTCCCGCCCAGCAACAAGCGCATCGCCCTCGCGCCGAAGCGCATCGAGGGATATCGCCACTTCGTGAACAAGGTGTGGAACGCGACGCGGCTCTCGCTCGAGCTGCTCGGCGACTACGTGCCCGACGCGCCCGACGCGCCGGCGACGGCGCTCGGCCCCTACGACGCGTGGATCCTCTCGCGGCTGGCCCACGCGTCGGAGATCGCGCACGCCGGCATCGAGGCGTTCCGCGTCGACGAGGCGTCGAACGAGCTCTACCGATTCTTCTGGTACGACTTCTGCGACTGGTACCTCGAGATCGTGAAGCCCACGCTGCGCGCCGCCACCGGCGAGGCGTCGGCGAGCGAGGCGGTCCGTGGCGCCCGCGCGACGCTCTACCGCGTGCTCGAGGCCTCGCTCCGGCTCCTTCACCCGATGATGCCCTACGTCACCGAAGAGCTGTGGCAGCGCCTCCCCGGCGCGAAGCCCACCCGCTCGATCGCGCTGGCGCCGACGCCGCGCGCGGGCGTGGTGGCGAACGTCGACGCGAAGGCCGACACCGACATGGCGGTCCTGCAGGCCGTGGTGGTCGCCGCCCGCACCATCCGCAGCGAGCACGAGGTGCACCCGGCCGCCGAGGTGAAGCTCTCGCTCCGCTGCGCGTCGGTGGAGGTCCGCGCGCTGCTCGCGGCGCGCTGGCCGGCCATCCGCGTGCTCGTGAAGACCGACAAGGAGGCCGCGCCGTCGGTGGAGGCCCCCGGCGGCCCGCGCCCGAAGGGCACGATGGCGAGCGTGGTGCCGCACGAGGGTGGCGCCATCGAGGTGCTCGTCGATCTCTCCGGGCACGTCACGCGGGCGAAGGAGCTCGAGCGCATCGCCCGCGAGCAGAAGCGCATCGACAAGGACCTCTCGGCCATCGAAAAGAAGCTCGGCTCCAAAGCGTTCGCCGAGAAGGCGCCCAAGGAGGTGGTCGACGAGGCGCACGGGCAGAAGAAAGCCCTGCTCGACGCGAAGGCCCGGCTGGAGGAGGCGCGGGCGCTCGCGGAAGAGCTGGACTGA
- a CDS encoding ester cyclase, whose amino-acid sequence MRNKVLVGLFLQGVALSIGCGAEPLPPLPPPPPPPPPVTVAPPPPPADPPLPPPKKSLAELQQAAGKGLAEAFAAGDAKKAASFYAEAAVIKVPGMPDATGRAGIEKALAQHFASFSHIKMGELRVFSKGEVVITEWVLNATHSGEFMGIKASGKPVGWAGASVVRFNEDGTIQEEHTYWNAAVVASQVGATKEKNRAVPALPTGAPQVITAQGTKEEEHNIATLALINQTWEAKDEKKWLTMLTDEASWDDLTMLEPAKGKVAVQKYFKMLSVAFPDAKTTTEASWGMGDWVIEEGTYAGTNKGLYMGARPTRRPVVIHELNLVQLDSSDKIVRAITYGNDMEMNAQLSPPKAAPRAAPIPAAKPAPAKPAAKPAPKK is encoded by the coding sequence ATGCGAAACAAGGTTCTGGTCGGGCTCTTCTTGCAGGGCGTTGCGCTCTCCATCGGCTGCGGGGCGGAGCCCCTGCCCCCGCTGCCGCCGCCGCCGCCGCCGCCGCCCCCGGTGACCGTAGCCCCGCCGCCGCCGCCCGCCGATCCCCCGCTGCCGCCGCCGAAGAAGTCTCTGGCCGAGCTCCAGCAGGCCGCCGGGAAAGGCCTCGCGGAGGCTTTCGCGGCGGGCGACGCGAAGAAGGCCGCGAGCTTCTACGCCGAGGCGGCGGTCATCAAGGTGCCGGGCATGCCCGACGCCACTGGGCGAGCCGGTATCGAGAAGGCGCTCGCTCAGCACTTCGCCTCGTTCTCCCACATCAAGATGGGGGAGCTGCGGGTCTTCTCGAAGGGCGAGGTCGTCATCACCGAGTGGGTGCTGAACGCCACGCACTCTGGCGAGTTCATGGGCATCAAGGCCAGCGGCAAGCCGGTGGGTTGGGCCGGCGCGAGCGTGGTGCGCTTCAACGAGGATGGCACCATCCAGGAAGAGCACACCTACTGGAACGCCGCGGTCGTGGCCTCTCAGGTCGGCGCGACGAAAGAGAAGAACCGCGCGGTGCCGGCCCTCCCGACGGGCGCGCCGCAGGTGATCACCGCGCAGGGGACGAAGGAGGAGGAGCACAATATCGCGACGCTCGCCCTCATCAACCAGACCTGGGAGGCGAAGGACGAGAAGAAGTGGCTCACGATGCTCACCGACGAGGCGAGCTGGGACGACCTCACGATGCTCGAGCCCGCCAAGGGCAAGGTCGCGGTGCAAAAGTACTTCAAGATGCTCTCGGTGGCCTTCCCCGACGCGAAGACCACCACCGAGGCGTCGTGGGGCATGGGCGACTGGGTCATCGAAGAGGGGACCTACGCGGGCACGAACAAGGGCCTCTACATGGGCGCCCGGCCCACCCGTCGCCCCGTGGTCATCCACGAGCTGAACCTCGTCCAGCTCGACAGCTCGGACAAGATCGTGCGCGCCATCACCTACGGCAACGACATGGAGATGAACGCGCAGCTGTCGCCTCCGAAGGCTGCGCCGAGAGCCGCGCCGATCCCCGCGGCCAAGCCTGCGCCAGCCAAGCCCGCCGCGAAGCCGGCGCCGAAGAAGTAG